One region of Salvia miltiorrhiza cultivar Shanhuang (shh) chromosome 3, IMPLAD_Smil_shh, whole genome shotgun sequence genomic DNA includes:
- the LOC131017862 gene encoding uncharacterized protein LOC131017862, whose translation MVFYGRFSSQLHIIEAGKGESPNSLICNREQMRLIIGRRTRVLPLLPLSTSSLRRLCLRRAAASRHLLQPGVAPHPHHPSLASTTTSNLHRRLSAHHRSNRTTTTPGTCLQPLTPTTVALILQVVRSRRSVGITNLLLLLMV comes from the exons ATGGTGTTCTACGGCCGGTtctcttctcaactccacataaTCGAGGCAGGAAAGGGGGAAAGCCCTAATTCTCTAATTTGCAATCGAGAGCAGATGAGGTTGATAATTGGGCGTCGAACAAGAGTTTTgccccttctccctctctctacctCCTCTCTGCGCCGCCTTTGTCTCCGGCGAGCAGCCGCTAGCCGCCACCTTCTCCAGCCTGGCGTCGCCCCCCATCCCCATCACCCCTCTCTCGCTTCCACCACCACg aGCAACCTCCATCGTCGGCTCAGCGCCCACCACCGCTCCAATCGCACCACCACTACCCCTGGCACCTGCCTCCAGCCTCTGACTCCGACAACAGTCGCCCTCATTCTTCAG GTTGTTCGAAGCAGAAGAAGTGTTGGAATAACAAAtctgctgctgttgctgatgGTTTAG